From a region of the Mycobacterium sp. SMC-8 genome:
- a CDS encoding ABC transporter permease — MTTAVDTRSDTSGSPAPSAAERIRLLLQPVLVLVVGAAVVFWAFHRELTATQQENINPGNVATLIWQHLLITGAVTAIVLVIGVPLGVLVTRQGAKVLRPLFVGIANVGQAAPAIGLLVLLFLWTAQTGFWIGVLPIALYSLLPVLSSTILGIDQVDRSLLDAGLGQGMSRGSLLLRVELPLAVPFILAGLRTSLVLAVGTATLSFLVNAGGLGILIDTGYKLQDNVTLVLGSVLAVCLALLVDWLGGLAEFFLNPKGLR, encoded by the coding sequence GTGACCACCGCCGTCGACACCAGGTCGGACACCTCCGGCTCCCCGGCCCCCTCGGCCGCGGAGCGGATCCGGTTGCTGCTGCAGCCTGTGCTCGTGCTCGTCGTCGGCGCCGCGGTGGTGTTCTGGGCGTTCCACCGCGAACTCACCGCCACCCAGCAGGAGAACATCAACCCCGGCAACGTCGCCACCCTGATCTGGCAGCACCTGCTGATCACCGGCGCGGTCACCGCGATCGTGCTGGTGATCGGAGTGCCGTTGGGCGTACTGGTCACCCGTCAGGGAGCAAAGGTGTTGCGGCCCCTGTTCGTCGGGATCGCCAACGTGGGCCAGGCGGCACCTGCCATCGGTCTGCTGGTGTTGCTGTTCCTGTGGACGGCGCAGACGGGCTTCTGGATCGGCGTGCTGCCGATCGCGCTGTACTCGCTGCTGCCGGTGCTGTCGAGCACGATCCTCGGCATCGATCAGGTGGATCGGTCGTTGCTCGACGCCGGGCTCGGCCAGGGGATGTCGCGGGGCTCACTGCTGCTGCGGGTGGAGCTGCCGTTGGCGGTGCCGTTCATCCTCGCCGGTCTGCGCACCTCCCTGGTGCTGGCCGTCGGCACCGCGACGCTGTCATTCCTCGTCAACGCCGGCGGGCTGGGCATCCTGATCGACACCGGATACAAGCTGCAGGACAACGTGACGCTGGTCCTGGGCAGTGTGCTCGCGGTCTGCCTGGCGCTGCTGGTGGACTGGCTGGGAGGACTCGCCGAGTTCTTCCTCAATCCCAAGGGGCTGCGGTGA
- a CDS encoding ABC transporter ATP-binding protein: MTDQSEPTGVRIALDHVSKTYPGAKTAAVHDVSLEIPAGEIVVFVGPSGCGKTTTMRMINRLSEPTSGRILIGDRDALSIKPNELRRSIGYAIQQAGLFPHMTIRQNVGLVPGLLKWDRTRIENRVDELLDMVGLEPALYADRYPRQLSGGQQQRVGVARALAADPPVLLMDEPFGAVDPITRSTLQDELLGLQSELRKTIVFVTHDFGEAVKLGDRIAVLGQQSKVLQYDTPQNILASPADDTVAGFVGSGASLRQLGLLRIKEVALESRPVVHRGDSVEHVRSVIAASDHDWAVVLDDRDRPVSWVRERTLRHARSLADAVEQLGVVSTHSTLEDALEAILAEQHASAVVVGAGGRYAGVVTLDTLIDTITRLRAEADAATGGGDGPP; this comes from the coding sequence TTGACAGACCAATCAGAGCCCACCGGCGTGCGCATCGCACTCGACCACGTCTCCAAGACGTACCCGGGCGCCAAAACCGCTGCCGTGCATGACGTCTCGTTGGAGATCCCAGCCGGGGAGATCGTGGTCTTCGTCGGCCCGTCCGGCTGCGGGAAGACGACCACCATGCGGATGATCAACCGGCTCAGCGAACCGACGTCGGGCCGGATCCTGATCGGGGACAGAGACGCGCTGTCGATCAAACCGAACGAGCTGCGCCGCTCGATCGGCTACGCGATCCAGCAGGCCGGCCTGTTCCCGCACATGACGATCAGGCAGAACGTGGGACTGGTGCCGGGCCTGCTCAAGTGGGACCGCACACGTATCGAGAACAGGGTCGACGAGCTACTCGACATGGTCGGGCTGGAACCCGCCCTGTACGCCGACCGCTATCCGCGACAGCTCTCCGGAGGCCAGCAGCAACGTGTCGGCGTGGCCAGGGCGCTGGCCGCCGACCCGCCCGTGCTGCTGATGGACGAGCCGTTCGGGGCCGTCGATCCCATCACCCGCAGCACCCTGCAGGACGAACTTCTCGGGCTGCAGAGCGAACTCCGCAAGACCATCGTGTTCGTGACCCACGACTTCGGCGAGGCGGTCAAGCTCGGTGACCGCATCGCGGTGCTCGGACAGCAGTCCAAAGTGCTGCAGTACGACACCCCGCAGAACATCCTGGCCAGCCCGGCCGACGACACCGTGGCGGGCTTCGTCGGTTCCGGTGCGTCGCTGCGCCAGCTCGGGCTGCTGCGCATCAAGGAGGTCGCGCTGGAGTCGCGTCCGGTGGTGCACCGCGGAGACAGCGTCGAACACGTGCGGTCGGTGATCGCCGCCAGCGACCACGACTGGGCGGTGGTGCTCGACGACCGTGACCGGCCGGTGAGCTGGGTGCGCGAGCGCACGCTCAGGCACGCGCGCTCGCTGGCCGACGCGGTCGAACAGCTCGGCGTGGTCAGTACGCACTCGACCCTGGAGGACGCGCTGGAGGCGATCCTGGCCGAGCAGCACGCGTCCGCGGTCGTGGTGGGCGCCGGGGGCCGCTACGCCGGTGTGGTCACCCTCGACACGCTGATCGACACGATCACCCGGCTGCGCGCCGAGGCCGATGCGGCCACGGGTGGGGGAGACGGCCCGCCGTGA